Within Halonatronomonas betaini, the genomic segment GATGGTATTCAAGCTAACCCGGTCCAGCCAAATTATATGGCAAGTGTCGGCAAACTTTTTACAGCAACAATTATCGCTAAATTATATGAGGAATGCAAATTGAAATTCAATGACTCTATCACAGAACACCTCGATGCTGAACTTATTGCCGGGCTCCATATTTATAAAGGTAAGGACTATACAGATCAAATAAAGATTAAAGACTTGCTAGGCCAAAGAACAGGCCTGCCAGACGCCTTCTGGCCACTGCTAGATAAATTACTTACTGAACCAGATTTTAATATCTCTCCAAGAGAAGCAATCATCTGGAGTAAAGAAAATATGGAGCTATCCTTTGAACCAGGCCAAAAATTTGAATATACAGATACAAACTACTATCTCCTTGGATTAATTATTGAAGAGATTACCGGAGGATCATTTGCAGAAGCATTAAATAATTATTTCTTTGAACCTCTTGAGATGAAAAACTCTCATATGCTGGGCTATTCTAAGCCAGCCAAAGAACCAGAATACCCAATGGCTAATTTTTATAAAGATGAAATAAAAGTTAATGAATTTAAAAATTACAGCCAGATTGACTATGCAGGTGGAGGAGTAGTAGCAACTATGGAAGACCTGCTGAAATTTATGAAGGCCCTGGTCAACAATCAGTTAATAAATGCTGATACTCTGCAAATAATGCAAGAAAACACCTCGAAATTTGGTATAGGTATAGATTACGGATATGGAATCTGGAAAGTTAAAACAGTCCCAATTTTAATGCCGAAAAAACTCAACTGCTGGGGAGTAGTTGGAGTGACTGGAGCTTTTATGTTTTACCATCCATTAACTGATAGCTATGTTATCGGTAATTTCAATGATGCTTCCTATGAAAGCAAAGGAGTTCGTTTTATGTTATTGAAAGTTTTAAAAGAGCTGGCAAAATTAAAGTAGTGTCAATATAAAAACAAAATAATTATAATTATCTGTACAATAAAATAAATTAGTAGTATAATTATAATATAAAAAGAATAAAATTATATACCCTGGTAATTCAGCTATTATTAAATTTTTTCTCCTAATTTAAAAATAAAATGAAAAGGGGGGATAATAATGGCTGGAAAAACAATAAGTCGTGGATCAGCTGAGGAAGTGCTTGGAGCAAGACAGACTTTGACCATTACGGCTTTAGTTGAGGGTATCTATTTTGGGTTGGGGTTTATGTTGATTCCGTCAGTATTAGTTAATTTGATCTCTACTGTAGAAGCAACGACAATAGAACTATTTCTTTTTAGAAGTATTGGTGTTATGGCATTAGCTCTGGCTATAGGTTGCTGGTTATCAAGGGAAGGAACAGAAGAGCAGGTCAAAACTATGAGTGCAATAATGTCGATCGCTAAAATTGGTTCAACAGTTGTTATAATAGCAATGATGCTTAGTGTAGATACATTTCTAGCACTTGGTTGGATTACTCCAGTCCTTACAGGCTTTCTAGCGATCATTAACTTCAGGCAGTATTTATCAGTAAGAAAAGAAAACATTTAATATTAAAGGCCTTTGGGTATAGCTCAAAGGCCTATTTACATCTAATATTTAAAATTACATTAAATCAAGCAGGAGAAACAGATTAAAGAGAGAATAGTACTTTATAACCACTAAATATAAAATTGTTATGAGAGGGCTGGCAAAATGAGTATAATTAAAAACTTACTCCAGGCAGAAACTAAAAATACCGATGTCAGACCAGCTAATTTATCTACTAAAAAGGTATTTATAATAGTAGCAATAATAATTGCAATCACAGTCTTCCTGGATAATCCGGCTAACTCAATTAATATTGATATTTATAATTATGACAGCGCTATTCGGTTTAATTTAAGGCCGACAATTATTATATTTACAGGGATATTCTTTGGTCCTTTCTGGGGAGCTTTAGCTGGTGGTTTAATCGATTTATTTTCTTTTAATTTATGGCAGAGCCATCTAGATTTTAACCTGGCAATTCATCTAGCAAGTATTTTTCGTGGGTTTTTGGCAGGGTATCTTTATAATTACTATTTTAAAAGTTTTAGTCTGAAAACTGTATTCTTTTCAGTATCTATTCCTTTTATATCAGTTTCGACAATTATGATACCTGGGATTCTTTATCTCCATTATTCTGTCGATCTTGTTACCAATATTCAAAATAGATCATTAATTCTATTAGCCTATCTTCCTCTGGTAGTCCCGATAATTTATTATATATTAAATTATATAAAACAAAATAA encodes:
- a CDS encoding serine hydrolase domain-containing protein — its product is MSREKVLIKIENSFRKTVQKDSKVNNAYLLVHSDKHDIHLKLAEGSTDGIQANPVQPNYMASVGKLFTATIIAKLYEECKLKFNDSITEHLDAELIAGLHIYKGKDYTDQIKIKDLLGQRTGLPDAFWPLLDKLLTEPDFNISPREAIIWSKENMELSFEPGQKFEYTDTNYYLLGLIIEEITGGSFAEALNNYFFEPLEMKNSHMLGYSKPAKEPEYPMANFYKDEIKVNEFKNYSQIDYAGGGVVATMEDLLKFMKALVNNQLINADTLQIMQENTSKFGIGIDYGYGIWKVKTVPILMPKKLNCWGVVGVTGAFMFYHPLTDSYVIGNFNDASYESKGVRFMLLKVLKELAKLK
- a CDS encoding GGDEF domain-containing protein — translated: MSIIKNLLQAETKNTDVRPANLSTKKVFIIVAIIIAITVFLDNPANSINIDIYNYDSAIRFNLRPTIIIFTGIFFGPFWGALAGGLIDLFSFNLWQSHLDFNLAIHLASIFRGFLAGYLYNYYFKSFSLKTVFFSVSIPFISVSTIMIPGILYLHYSVDLVTNIQNRSLILLAYLPLVVPIIYYILNYIKQNKDIRVMHDRLQELVKIDDLTGVSSRRHFLEYLNKMISYSKRQTKPLTLISIDLDNFKLINDKLGHSTGDRVLEAVGNLLKNEIRNEDMAARIGGDEFAVLLIGTDLEKATILARRLNHNLKKIKIKGLNKIITASIGLTELENYDDSDSFLERSDKALYQAKNNGKDQLAIVD